Proteins co-encoded in one Cyprinus carpio isolate SPL01 chromosome B5, ASM1834038v1, whole genome shotgun sequence genomic window:
- the LOC109054813 gene encoding mitochondrial import inner membrane translocase subunit Tim8 A-like — MMSLVMTSYFCGGSSCFHVHACQRAPLLYPSHVPVYIICFYKSFAMADFSSSFDMPSASLSENAEAAELQRLIAVEQQKAQFQAQVHNFTDVCWDKCMDKPSSKLDSRTETCLVSCVERFIDTTLTITNRFTQMVQKGAH; from the exons ATGATGAGCCTTGTCATGACGTCATATTTTTGCGGCGGAAGTAGTTGCTTTCACGTTCATGCCTGTCAGCGAGCGCCGTTGCTTTACCCTTCACATGTTCCTGTGTATATAATCTGTTTCTATAAAAGTTTCGCCATGGCTGATTTTAGTTCTAGCTTTGATATGCCGTCGGCTAGTTTATCTGAGAACGCTGAGGCTGCGGAGCTCCAGCGTCTGATCGCGGTCGAGCAGCAAAAGGCTCAGTTTCAAGCGCAG GTTCACAACTTTACGGATGTTTGCTGGGATAAGTGCATGGACAAACCGAGCTCCAAGCTGGACTCCCGAACGGAAACTTGTCTCGTTAGCTGCGTGGAGCGTTTCATCGACACGACGCTCACCATCACCAACCGCTTTACGCAGATGGTCCAGAAGGGCGCGCACTGA